A window of Catenulispora sp. MAP5-51 contains these coding sequences:
- the idi gene encoding isopentenyl-diphosphate Delta-isomerase → METNVEVEEVVLLSEDGSPIGTAPKATVHTENTPLHLAFSCYVFDDQQRLLLTRRADSKRTWPGVWTNSACGHPGPGESIEDAVRRRLSSELGLNIPAVHPLLPDFRYRAVMPNGIVENEVCPVFRASLPSGITPSPDPDEVGEYRWIPWADFSRDVLSGSFEVSPWCRLQVEQLAAQDMDPRM, encoded by the coding sequence GTGGAAACCAATGTGGAAGTCGAAGAAGTAGTCCTGCTGTCCGAGGACGGCAGCCCCATCGGCACCGCGCCGAAGGCGACCGTGCACACCGAGAACACCCCGCTGCACCTGGCCTTCTCCTGCTACGTCTTCGACGACCAGCAGCGTCTGCTCCTCACCCGGCGCGCCGATTCCAAGCGGACCTGGCCCGGTGTGTGGACGAACTCCGCCTGCGGGCACCCGGGGCCGGGGGAGTCGATCGAGGACGCCGTGCGGCGGCGGCTCTCCAGTGAACTCGGGCTGAACATTCCCGCCGTCCATCCGCTCCTGCCGGACTTTCGTTACCGGGCGGTAATGCCGAACGGCATCGTGGAGAACGAAGTCTGCCCGGTGTTCCGGGCGAGCCTCCCCAGCGGAATTACGCCGTCACCCGATCCCGACGAAGTGGGCGAATACCGGTGGATTCCGTGGGCTGATTTCAGCCGCGACGTACTTTCCGGTTCCTTCGAGGTGTCGCCCTGGTGCCGCCTGCAAGTCGAGCAGTTGGCTGCCCAGGATATGGATCCCCGGATGTAA
- a CDS encoding bifunctional 3'-5' exonuclease/DNA polymerase, with product MQIAATYDPEGFRDRGFVQAITEDGGAGGAARAVADLEAEVGALETGSAGSEDPSRPRWVWPATADIAPALLRRGIGVDRCHDLALTEALLLAYEGRCGEPRSLGAAWARLHGLPVPEDRAEGTMAAPADSPATQPALFEPDRSGLAKDVDPLRAVREVYADQLRRIAATANPGAFRLLVAAESAASLAAAEMAHAGLPWRADVHSSILEEVLGPRPLDGSPPREMVAAAARLAAALGIRALNPDSAPQVTKAFADAGVRLPSLRRWELKEIDHPAIPLLLKYKELSRLYSFNGWAWRDTWVVEGRFRPEYSVGGVVTGRWAARGGGALQIARRLRKAVIADPGWVFVSADAAQLEPRILAAMAKDAGMAEATQSDDMYAALAGVFEGSRDQAKLGLLGAMYGQTGGGAAAPLALMRRRFPKATALLDDAAREGERGRLVRSQLGRTCPPPSQRWQSAIAGDAEAEADDDSNRRSGQVARARGRFTRNFVIQATAAEWAEVLLALLRQRLRALDGPQLVFFQHDEVLVHAPREHAEAVAEMIVQCATGAGRLVFGPSPVRFPMSVHSVECYGDAK from the coding sequence ATGCAGATCGCGGCGACCTACGACCCCGAGGGTTTCAGGGATCGAGGCTTCGTTCAAGCGATCACCGAGGACGGCGGCGCCGGCGGTGCGGCGCGCGCCGTCGCGGACCTGGAAGCCGAGGTGGGCGCGCTGGAAACCGGCAGCGCCGGGTCTGAGGATCCCAGCCGTCCGCGCTGGGTCTGGCCGGCCACCGCCGACATCGCCCCGGCCCTGCTGCGCCGCGGCATCGGCGTCGACCGCTGCCACGACCTCGCCCTCACCGAGGCTCTGCTGCTGGCCTACGAGGGCCGCTGCGGCGAGCCGCGCTCCCTGGGCGCGGCCTGGGCCCGGCTGCACGGCCTGCCGGTCCCCGAGGACCGTGCCGAGGGCACCATGGCCGCCCCGGCCGACAGCCCGGCCACCCAGCCGGCGCTGTTCGAACCCGACCGCTCCGGCCTGGCCAAGGACGTCGATCCGCTGCGCGCGGTGCGCGAGGTCTACGCCGACCAGCTGCGCCGCATCGCCGCCACCGCCAACCCCGGCGCGTTCCGGCTGCTCGTGGCCGCCGAGTCCGCGGCCTCGCTGGCCGCCGCCGAGATGGCGCACGCCGGCCTGCCCTGGCGCGCCGACGTGCACAGCTCGATCCTGGAGGAGGTGCTGGGCCCGCGCCCCCTGGACGGCTCGCCGCCCCGGGAGATGGTCGCCGCGGCGGCCCGACTCGCGGCGGCGCTGGGGATCCGCGCGCTGAACCCGGACTCCGCGCCGCAGGTGACCAAGGCCTTCGCCGACGCCGGAGTGCGCCTGCCCTCGCTGCGCCGCTGGGAGCTCAAGGAGATCGACCACCCGGCGATCCCGTTGCTGCTGAAGTACAAGGAGCTCTCGCGGCTGTACTCGTTCAACGGCTGGGCCTGGCGCGACACCTGGGTCGTGGAGGGCCGCTTCCGGCCCGAGTACAGCGTCGGCGGGGTCGTCACCGGACGCTGGGCGGCCCGCGGCGGCGGCGCGCTGCAGATCGCGCGGCGGCTGCGCAAAGCGGTCATCGCCGACCCCGGCTGGGTGTTCGTCTCCGCCGACGCCGCGCAGCTGGAGCCGCGCATCCTGGCCGCGATGGCGAAGGACGCGGGGATGGCCGAGGCCACGCAGAGCGATGACATGTACGCCGCGCTCGCCGGCGTCTTCGAGGGCTCCCGGGACCAGGCCAAACTCGGGCTGCTGGGGGCCATGTACGGCCAGACCGGGGGAGGGGCCGCGGCGCCCCTGGCCCTGATGCGCCGGCGTTTCCCGAAGGCCACCGCGCTGCTGGACGACGCGGCCCGCGAGGGCGAGCGCGGCCGCCTGGTCCGCTCCCAGCTCGGCCGCACCTGCCCGCCGCCCTCGCAGCGCTGGCAGAGCGCGATCGCCGGGGACGCCGAGGCCGAGGCCGACGACGACAGCAACCGCCGCTCCGGCCAGGTCGCCCGGGCCCGCGGCCGGTTCACCCGCAACTTCGTCATCCAGGCCACCGCCGCCGAATGGGCCGAGGTGCTGCTGGCCCTGCTGCGGCAGCGGCTGCGCGCCCTGGACGGTCCGCAGCTGGTGTTCTTCCAGCACGACGAGGTGCTGGTGCACGCACCCCGCGAGCACGCCGAGGCGGTGGCTGAGATGATCGTCCAGTGCGCCACCGGCGCCGGGCGGCTGGTGTTCGGCCCTTCACCGGTTAGATTTCCTATGAGTGTTCACTCCGTGGAGTGCTACGGCGACGCCAAATAG